A window of Pomacea canaliculata isolate SZHN2017 linkage group LG3, ASM307304v1, whole genome shotgun sequence contains these coding sequences:
- the LOC112560891 gene encoding uncharacterized protein LOC112560891, producing MKRAGRRKCAMPLLSEPAEKSPLVFFANLKENMLLQRQLQVLRRAEAAVVHRIAIDQKVLFRGFQAKLHRSKLAHARLREDKEAERLLRSRDLHVLNTNCGQEKEDFDFLKKLDRQRFADDSSKNGRRRRREEEVTDKHMEELMDAVMKEQNLLPTDTTMRTLTTLGDLLQELHMLPDTQHNVLTVQSARSPTSCTTLRPATTPFEGLQAADFEPSHLDHKHSSRPPIVGCIQVDADSRTKESLQTGTSLSRGRPPTSLAHFRGTLASARSPTVGSSSSTKRPKRTMRQLTGSPLEAGLALSIVGTRRPSRQAASVFEEEEKVDAIALRLQGVRTEDPSPKVLAFIRSMDELDMRRRGQFSSARQQGGGEGAIGVKKEENWRGEYKFDYYATKMALYAAHVRREPLPGVPGTPDDINLRLVGQRGVRSLTMPCLRLDFGNDDGDGYITDDEIQHGEPRIAMVNME from the exons ATGAAGCGTGCGGGTAGGCGGAAGTGTGCCATGCCACTACTGAGTGAGCCTGCTGAGAAGTCCCCGCTGGTCTTCTTCGCCAACCTCAAGGAGAACATGTTGCTGCAGCGACAGCTGCAGGTGCTGCGACGCGCCGAGGCCGCCGTAGTTCATCGCATCGCCATCGACCAGAAAGTTCTCTTCAGAGGCTTCCAG GCCAAACTTCACAGATCAAAGTTGGCGCACGCACGTCTACGGGAGGACAAAGAGGCCGAGCGTCTCTTGCGCTCACGTGATCTGCACGTGCTCAACACCAACTGCGGCCAGGAGAAGGAAGACTTCGACTTCCTGAAAAAGCTGGATCGGCaacgctttgcagacgacagctCGAAGAATGGCCGCCGCAGAAGGAGGGAAGAGGAGGTAACTGACAAGCACATGGAGGAGTTGATGGACGCAGTGATGAAGGAACAGAATCTGCTCCCCACCGACACAACCATGAGGACCCTCACCACGTTGGGCGACCTGCTGCAAGAGCTGCATATGCTGCCGGACACACAGCACAACGTGCTGACCGTCCAGAGCGCCAGATCGCCTACGAGCTGTACAACTCTCAGACCAGCGACCACACCTTTCGAGGGTTTGCAAGCGGCAGACTTCGAGCCTTCGCACCTGGATCACAAGCACAGCAGCCGCCCACCCATCGTTGGTTGCATACAGGTCGATGCCGACAGCCGCACGAAAGAAAGTCTTCAAACGGGAACATCTCTGTCACGTGGCCGACCCCCGACGTCACTAGCCCACTTCAGAGGCACCCTCGCCTCTGCACGGTCTCCGACAGTAGGGTCATCAAGCTCCACCAAGCGACCCAAAAGGACAATGAGACAACTGACCGGCTCTCCGCTGGAGGCGGGGCTGGCGCTGAGCATTGTGGGAACCCGCCGCCCTTCTCGTCAGGCCGCCAGCGTgtttgaggaggaggagaaggtcgATGCGATCGCCTTGAGACTCCAGGGGGTGCGAACCGAGGACCCTTCGCCCAAGGTGCTGGCCTTCATTAGGTCCATGGACGAGCTGGACATGCGCAGACGGGGTCAGTTTTCTTCCGCCCGTCAacagggaggaggggaaggcGCCATTGGggtgaaaaaagaagagaactgGAGAGGTGAATACAAGTTTGACTACTACGCCACCAAGATGGCGCTGTATGCGGCCCACGTGCGCAGGGAGCCGCTGCCTGGTGTTCCGGGTACACCTGATGACATCAACTTACGTCTGGTTGGTCAGCGGGGTGTCAGAAGCCTCACTATGCCGTGCCTTCGCCTTGACTTCGGGAACGATGACGGCGATGGGTACATCACTGATGACGAAATCCAACATGGCGAGCCCCGTATCGCAATGGTCAATATGGAGTGA
- the LOC112559118 gene encoding eukaryotic translation initiation factor 3 subunit F-like isoform X3 codes for MWSSVKTKISRNTSPTLFSYRKMASNLVCKIHPVVYFSIIDSYERRNEDSKRVIGTLLGVYDKGVVEVTNCFAVPHNESEDEVAVDIDYARSMYELHRKVNSSETIVGWYSTGLEVSVHSVLIHEYYSREARSPIHLTVDTFMRGGKMGMKAYISTTIGVPGKTTGTMFTPVQVETTSYDPEQTGLEVLQQGKFNPKRTVTVKSDLIQIETATSWIRTMLQQVTEYVDNVLSGKVPADNATGRFLLDLVTKVPQIDPEEFEKMLNSNMKDLLMVVYLSNLTRTQLILNEKINSLQS; via the exons acgAGTCCTACGCTGTTTTCATACCGCAAAATGGCGTCCAACCTCGTGTGTAAGATTCACCCTGTGGTATATTTCAGCATTATTGATTCgtatgaaagaagaaatgaagactCAAAACGAGTTATAGGGACATTGCTAG GGGTATATGACAAGGGTGTTGTTGAAGTGACTAACTGTTTTGCTGTTCCACATAATGAATCAGAGGATGAG GTTGCTGTGGACATTGACTATGCAAGGAGCATGTATGAACTTCACAGGAAAGTCAATTCTTCAGAGACAATTGTTGGTTG GTATTCAACAGGCTTGGAGGTGTCAGTGCATTCAGTTCTAATTCATGAATATTATTCACGCGAGGCCAGGAGTCCCATTCACTTGACTGTGGATACATTTATGCGTGGTGGGAAGATGGGGATGAAAGCCTACATTAGCACAACAATAGGAGTGCCAGGGAAGACCACAGGAACCATGTTTACGCCTGTGCAAGTGGAAACAACAAGCTATGATCCAGAGCAGACAGGAT TGGAGGTACTTCAGCAGGGCAAGTTCAACCCTAAGCGCACTGTGACTGTGAAGTCTGACCTCATACAGATCGAGACAGCAACCTCATGGATACGCACCATGCTTCAGCAAGTCACAGAATATGTGGATAATGTGTTG TCTGGAAAAGTGCCTGCTGATAATGCAACTGGGCGCTTTCTTCTGGACCTTGTGACCAAGGTGCCACAGATTGATCCAGAGGAGTTTGAAAAAATGCTGAATTCAAACATGAAG GACCTTTTGATGGTGGTGTATTTGTCAAACCTGACCCGAACACAACTGATCCTGAACGAAAAAATTAACTCTCTTCAAAGTTAG
- the LOC112559118 gene encoding eukaryotic translation initiation factor 3 subunit F-like isoform X1 has translation MGKTTLGSRISSSFESLMPKTSPTLFSYRKMASNLVCKIHPVVYFSIIDSYERRNEDSKRVIGTLLGVYDKGVVEVTNCFAVPHNESEDEVAVDIDYARSMYELHRKVNSSETIVGWYSTGLEVSVHSVLIHEYYSREARSPIHLTVDTFMRGGKMGMKAYISTTIGVPGKTTGTMFTPVQVETTSYDPEQTGLEVLQQGKFNPKRTVTVKSDLIQIETATSWIRTMLQQVTEYVDNVLSGKVPADNATGRFLLDLVTKVPQIDPEEFEKMLNSNMKDLLMVVYLSNLTRTQLILNEKINSLQS, from the exons acgAGTCCTACGCTGTTTTCATACCGCAAAATGGCGTCCAACCTCGTGTGTAAGATTCACCCTGTGGTATATTTCAGCATTATTGATTCgtatgaaagaagaaatgaagactCAAAACGAGTTATAGGGACATTGCTAG GGGTATATGACAAGGGTGTTGTTGAAGTGACTAACTGTTTTGCTGTTCCACATAATGAATCAGAGGATGAG GTTGCTGTGGACATTGACTATGCAAGGAGCATGTATGAACTTCACAGGAAAGTCAATTCTTCAGAGACAATTGTTGGTTG GTATTCAACAGGCTTGGAGGTGTCAGTGCATTCAGTTCTAATTCATGAATATTATTCACGCGAGGCCAGGAGTCCCATTCACTTGACTGTGGATACATTTATGCGTGGTGGGAAGATGGGGATGAAAGCCTACATTAGCACAACAATAGGAGTGCCAGGGAAGACCACAGGAACCATGTTTACGCCTGTGCAAGTGGAAACAACAAGCTATGATCCAGAGCAGACAGGAT TGGAGGTACTTCAGCAGGGCAAGTTCAACCCTAAGCGCACTGTGACTGTGAAGTCTGACCTCATACAGATCGAGACAGCAACCTCATGGATACGCACCATGCTTCAGCAAGTCACAGAATATGTGGATAATGTGTTG TCTGGAAAAGTGCCTGCTGATAATGCAACTGGGCGCTTTCTTCTGGACCTTGTGACCAAGGTGCCACAGATTGATCCAGAGGAGTTTGAAAAAATGCTGAATTCAAACATGAAG GACCTTTTGATGGTGGTGTATTTGTCAAACCTGACCCGAACACAACTGATCCTGAACGAAAAAATTAACTCTCTTCAAAGTTAG
- the LOC112559118 gene encoding eukaryotic translation initiation factor 3 subunit F-like isoform X2, translating to MVMTDGGRRKEYKSQASGTSPTLFSYRKMASNLVCKIHPVVYFSIIDSYERRNEDSKRVIGTLLGVYDKGVVEVTNCFAVPHNESEDEVAVDIDYARSMYELHRKVNSSETIVGWYSTGLEVSVHSVLIHEYYSREARSPIHLTVDTFMRGGKMGMKAYISTTIGVPGKTTGTMFTPVQVETTSYDPEQTGLEVLQQGKFNPKRTVTVKSDLIQIETATSWIRTMLQQVTEYVDNVLSGKVPADNATGRFLLDLVTKVPQIDPEEFEKMLNSNMKDLLMVVYLSNLTRTQLILNEKINSLQS from the exons acgAGTCCTACGCTGTTTTCATACCGCAAAATGGCGTCCAACCTCGTGTGTAAGATTCACCCTGTGGTATATTTCAGCATTATTGATTCgtatgaaagaagaaatgaagactCAAAACGAGTTATAGGGACATTGCTAG GGGTATATGACAAGGGTGTTGTTGAAGTGACTAACTGTTTTGCTGTTCCACATAATGAATCAGAGGATGAG GTTGCTGTGGACATTGACTATGCAAGGAGCATGTATGAACTTCACAGGAAAGTCAATTCTTCAGAGACAATTGTTGGTTG GTATTCAACAGGCTTGGAGGTGTCAGTGCATTCAGTTCTAATTCATGAATATTATTCACGCGAGGCCAGGAGTCCCATTCACTTGACTGTGGATACATTTATGCGTGGTGGGAAGATGGGGATGAAAGCCTACATTAGCACAACAATAGGAGTGCCAGGGAAGACCACAGGAACCATGTTTACGCCTGTGCAAGTGGAAACAACAAGCTATGATCCAGAGCAGACAGGAT TGGAGGTACTTCAGCAGGGCAAGTTCAACCCTAAGCGCACTGTGACTGTGAAGTCTGACCTCATACAGATCGAGACAGCAACCTCATGGATACGCACCATGCTTCAGCAAGTCACAGAATATGTGGATAATGTGTTG TCTGGAAAAGTGCCTGCTGATAATGCAACTGGGCGCTTTCTTCTGGACCTTGTGACCAAGGTGCCACAGATTGATCCAGAGGAGTTTGAAAAAATGCTGAATTCAAACATGAAG GACCTTTTGATGGTGGTGTATTTGTCAAACCTGACCCGAACACAACTGATCCTGAACGAAAAAATTAACTCTCTTCAAAGTTAG